The following proteins come from a genomic window of Microbacterium sp. JZ31:
- a CDS encoding DedA family protein — protein MDAITALLTDAIASPLMPLVVFAACVIDGFFPPVPSETSVVAAGALALSTGADPLTLAVVIAAAAAGAFTGDSLAYLIGRRIGTDRYAWMRRPAVRRTLGWAARQLERRPATLILTARYVPVGRVAVNTMAGATRMPYRRFAPLSAVAALSWAIVCLLISLVASAWFGHNPIAAAVAAAAISIVLGVAVDGVMRLVRRLRRPDGRGVTTPDRADVCETEEVPA, from the coding sequence ATGGACGCCATCACCGCCCTGCTGACCGACGCCATCGCGTCACCGCTGATGCCGCTCGTCGTGTTCGCGGCATGCGTGATCGACGGCTTCTTCCCGCCCGTGCCGAGCGAGACCTCCGTCGTGGCGGCCGGTGCGCTGGCGCTGTCGACGGGCGCCGACCCGCTCACGCTCGCGGTCGTGATCGCCGCGGCCGCCGCCGGCGCGTTCACGGGCGACAGCCTCGCGTACCTCATCGGGCGCAGGATCGGCACTGACAGATACGCGTGGATGCGCCGGCCCGCGGTGCGCCGGACGCTCGGCTGGGCGGCGCGGCAGCTCGAGCGCCGCCCGGCTACGCTCATCCTCACGGCACGCTACGTGCCGGTCGGACGGGTGGCGGTGAACACGATGGCGGGCGCGACGCGGATGCCGTACCGGCGGTTCGCGCCGCTGAGCGCCGTGGCGGCGCTCAGCTGGGCGATCGTCTGCCTGCTCATCTCGCTGGTCGCCTCGGCGTGGTTCGGCCACAACCCGATCGCGGCCGCCGTCGCCGCCGCCGCGATCTCGATCGTGCTCGGCGTCGCGGTGGACGGCGTGATGCGGCTGGTCCGCCGTCTCCGTCGTCCGGACGGGCGGGGCGTCACGACGCCCGACCGCGCGGACGTGTGCGAGACCGAGGAGGTGCCGGCGTGA
- a CDS encoding acyltransferase family protein: MTMQESRIAVAAMPGAAERRPTGPGAGADARDRAVDVARAVCLAVVVGLHALMVGVGGTAAAPVLENAMEGWSGFAPLTWIVQVMPLFFVLGGFSAFGQWSRQRERGATAASYVAARLRRLLPPALGAIVATATLLIGLGAAGVPPEVVGEAGFRLGQPLWFLGVYLLCTALVPPMVAAHRARPILTFAALAAAVAAVDMGRAMSGVEGIGFANLLFVWLLAQQLGFLLADGTVDRASAAVLRRIGLTALVAMGVLCATGLSSPDLFAALNPPSAVLVLLGVAQLCGFALLRPRLRRLHALAGIGPEVDGMNRRAMTIYSWHMLVLIGLAGLLLFGGAALPEPLSADWWGSRPLWLAAVAVGVAAVVCAAGRLEDTRRGEVATVSRRRTAVALLGAAGAVLLILIGGREAAVWAAGGAVIAASVALAGGRVGRRRPDAGDHLDRGSAVPATSGIPANSGVLVRA, from the coding sequence ATGACCATGCAGGAGAGCCGGATCGCGGTGGCCGCGATGCCGGGGGCGGCGGAACGCCGGCCCACCGGGCCGGGCGCGGGAGCGGATGCACGGGACCGCGCCGTGGACGTCGCGCGGGCGGTGTGCCTGGCGGTCGTGGTCGGCCTGCATGCCCTGATGGTGGGCGTGGGCGGCACCGCGGCCGCGCCCGTGCTCGAGAACGCGATGGAGGGCTGGAGCGGCTTCGCGCCCCTCACCTGGATCGTGCAGGTGATGCCGCTGTTCTTCGTGCTGGGAGGGTTCTCGGCCTTCGGGCAGTGGTCGCGTCAGCGGGAGCGCGGCGCGACCGCGGCCTCGTACGTCGCCGCGCGGCTGCGGCGCCTGCTGCCGCCCGCGCTGGGCGCGATCGTCGCCACGGCGACCCTGCTCATCGGCCTGGGTGCGGCCGGCGTGCCGCCCGAGGTCGTCGGGGAGGCGGGCTTCCGGCTCGGCCAGCCGCTGTGGTTCCTCGGCGTGTACCTGCTGTGCACCGCACTGGTGCCCCCGATGGTCGCCGCGCACCGCGCCCGCCCGATCCTGACGTTCGCGGCGCTGGCTGCGGCGGTCGCGGCCGTCGACATGGGGCGCGCGATGTCGGGCGTCGAGGGGATCGGGTTCGCGAACCTGCTGTTCGTGTGGCTGCTCGCCCAGCAGCTCGGCTTCCTTCTCGCGGACGGCACGGTCGACCGCGCCTCGGCCGCGGTCCTGCGCCGGATCGGACTGACCGCCCTGGTCGCGATGGGCGTGCTGTGCGCGACCGGGCTGTCGTCGCCCGACCTGTTCGCCGCGCTCAATCCGCCCTCGGCCGTGCTGGTCCTGCTCGGTGTCGCGCAGCTGTGCGGCTTCGCGCTGCTGCGGCCCCGGCTGCGCCGGCTGCACGCGCTCGCCGGGATCGGCCCCGAGGTGGACGGGATGAACCGTCGGGCGATGACGATCTACTCGTGGCACATGCTCGTGCTGATCGGCCTCGCGGGCCTGCTGCTGTTCGGCGGCGCCGCTCTTCCCGAGCCTCTGTCGGCCGATTGGTGGGGGAGCCGTCCGCTGTGGCTGGCGGCGGTGGCCGTGGGCGTGGCCGCGGTGGTGTGCGCCGCCGGGCGGCTCGAGGACACGCGGCGCGGCGAGGTCGCGACCGTCTCGCGCCGCAGAACCGCGGTGGCGCTGCTCGGGGCGGCCGGCGCCGTGCTGCTCATCCTGATCGGGGGTCGCGAGGCCGCCGTGTGGGCGGCGGGCGGCGCGGTGATCGCGGCATCCGTCGCGCTGGCGGGCGGCCGTGTCGGCCGGCGCCGCCCGGACGCCGGAGATCACCTGGATCGCGGATCAGCGGTGCCGGCGACATCCGGGATTCCTGCGAACTCCGGGGTTCTGGTGCGAGCGTGA
- a CDS encoding response regulator codes for MTIRVLVVDDQQMFRVGLTSILNAQPDIEVAGEAEDGASALTRVRSLRPDVVLMDVRMPGTNGIEATRAILSDPVSAHRPRILMLTTFDIDDYVFAALRAGASGFLLKDATPDELVGAVRTVHGGEALLAPSVTRALIEEFVGTPERRAAPSHLLSELTDREREVFALIAAGHSNAEIAARLFVSEQTTKSHVSRILSKLGLRDRVHAVVFAYDSGLVRPGDGRR; via the coding sequence GTGACGATCCGCGTGCTCGTCGTCGACGACCAGCAGATGTTCCGGGTGGGGCTGACGTCGATCCTGAACGCGCAGCCCGACATCGAGGTCGCGGGCGAGGCCGAGGACGGCGCTTCCGCCCTGACGCGCGTGCGGAGCCTCCGGCCCGACGTCGTGCTGATGGATGTCCGCATGCCGGGGACGAACGGCATCGAGGCGACGCGTGCGATCCTGAGCGATCCGGTGTCGGCGCATCGCCCGCGGATCCTGATGCTGACGACGTTCGACATCGACGACTACGTCTTCGCGGCCCTGCGGGCGGGCGCGAGCGGCTTCCTCCTCAAGGACGCGACACCGGACGAGCTCGTGGGCGCGGTCCGCACGGTGCACGGCGGCGAGGCGCTGCTGGCGCCGAGCGTCACGCGCGCGCTGATCGAGGAGTTCGTCGGCACGCCCGAGCGGCGCGCGGCGCCGTCGCACCTGCTGTCCGAGCTCACCGATCGCGAGCGCGAGGTGTTCGCGCTCATCGCGGCGGGGCACTCGAACGCCGAGATCGCCGCGCGCCTGTTCGTGTCGGAGCAGACGACGAAGAGCCACGTCAGCCGCATCCTGTCGAAGCTCGGCCTGCGCGATCGCGTGCATGCCGTGGTGTTCGCGTACGACTCGGGACTCGTGCGCCCGGGCGACGGGCGCCGCTGA
- a CDS encoding GOLPH3/VPS74 family protein, with protein sequence MNDRTGRSTADEPETGGDGAGLGAPTLAEDLLLLLFQPHSGAERSSGSIAGENILFYALGGAVLADLALGEHIRTAEGRGGAVTVEAIEGRRPADPLLGAAWDHIAEKPRGVQAVLAAVGPTLRGPVLDRLVDRGDIRRGTRRVLGLFDAAVLEDGGSGRRTELVGDVRGVLVDGTEPSPRTAALAALLYGSGTLPQFHPAIPWTSPVIARAEELKRGNWGAGAAAEAVARTMTATHREQRHRRGRRAAAHMTGRADR encoded by the coding sequence ATGAACGATCGAACCGGACGATCCACGGCCGACGAGCCCGAGACGGGCGGCGACGGCGCGGGCCTCGGCGCCCCGACCCTCGCCGAGGACCTGCTGCTGCTCCTGTTCCAGCCCCATTCCGGGGCAGAGCGGAGCAGCGGCAGCATCGCGGGGGAGAACATCCTCTTCTACGCGCTCGGCGGTGCCGTGCTCGCCGACCTCGCGCTCGGGGAGCACATCCGCACGGCGGAGGGCCGCGGCGGGGCGGTGACCGTCGAGGCGATCGAGGGGCGTCGGCCGGCCGATCCTCTGCTCGGCGCCGCCTGGGATCACATCGCGGAGAAGCCCCGCGGCGTCCAGGCGGTGCTCGCCGCGGTCGGTCCGACGCTGCGCGGGCCGGTGCTGGATCGGCTCGTCGACCGCGGCGACATCCGGCGCGGAACCCGCAGGGTGCTGGGGCTGTTCGACGCCGCCGTCCTCGAGGACGGCGGAAGCGGCCGGCGGACAGAGCTCGTCGGCGACGTGCGCGGGGTGCTGGTCGATGGCACCGAGCCGTCGCCCCGGACCGCGGCGCTCGCCGCGCTGCTGTACGGCAGCGGCACGCTGCCGCAGTTCCATCCGGCGATCCCGTGGACGTCGCCGGTGATCGCGCGCGCGGAAGAGCTCAAGCGGGGCAACTGGGGTGCCGGAGCCGCCGCCGAGGCCGTGGCGCGCACGATGACCGCCACCCATCGTGAACAACGTCATCGCCGCGGCCGCCGTGCTGCCGCGCACATGACGGGAAGGGCCGATCGATGA
- a CDS encoding glyceraldehyde-3-phosphate dehydrogenase produces the protein MIPLIGRLYRTHGIVPSIHGRRLINRSPIEIVKAHRFARLHGDDVLNPVKTLAVLESIDRIGPGASSIDVARLVSRYDERGGSYEQADIDAFLREELAEVIDAETPQPTDVVLYGFGRIGRLLARILLAHAGNGSGLRLRAIVVRRGGDSDLKKRASLLRRDSVHGPFAGSIEIDEENETILANGTLIQIIYSDDPASVDYEQYGIRDAIVVDNTGRWRDEAGLSQHLRSKGVARVLLTAPGKGALKNIVYGVNGDDIQADDQIVSAASCTTNAITPVLGVIDGSYGVVRGHVETVHSFTNDQNLIDNFHKGDRRGRSAVLNMVITETGAAKAVAKALPQLAGKLSGSAIRVPTPDVSLAILNLQLGRPTTKDELNGFLRQVSLTSPLRQQVDYIESPEVVSTDFVGNNKAGIVDGLATIVDDENVVLYVWYDNEYGYSCQVVRVLEKMAGAHPRVLPEREPVIADAVASQPADPISDAPERVPAGV, from the coding sequence ATGATCCCGCTGATCGGGCGGCTGTATCGCACGCACGGCATCGTGCCGTCCATCCACGGGCGCCGGCTCATCAACCGCTCGCCGATCGAGATCGTCAAGGCGCATCGCTTCGCACGCCTGCACGGCGACGACGTGCTGAACCCCGTCAAGACGCTCGCGGTGCTCGAGTCGATCGACCGGATCGGCCCCGGCGCGTCGTCGATCGACGTCGCGCGCCTCGTCTCCCGCTACGACGAGCGCGGCGGCTCGTACGAGCAGGCGGACATCGACGCATTCCTCCGCGAGGAGCTCGCCGAGGTCATCGACGCCGAGACGCCGCAGCCGACCGATGTCGTGCTCTACGGGTTCGGGCGCATCGGGCGTCTGCTCGCGCGCATCCTGCTCGCGCACGCGGGCAACGGATCCGGTCTGCGCCTGCGCGCGATCGTCGTCCGCCGGGGCGGCGACTCCGACCTGAAGAAGCGCGCGAGCCTGCTGCGCCGCGACTCGGTGCACGGGCCCTTCGCCGGCTCGATCGAGATCGACGAGGAGAACGAGACGATCCTCGCGAACGGCACGCTGATCCAGATCATCTACTCGGACGACCCGGCCAGCGTCGACTACGAGCAGTACGGGATCCGCGACGCGATCGTCGTCGACAACACGGGCCGCTGGCGCGACGAGGCGGGGCTGTCGCAGCACCTGCGCTCGAAGGGGGTCGCCCGCGTGCTGCTCACCGCCCCTGGCAAGGGTGCGCTGAAGAACATCGTGTACGGCGTGAACGGCGACGACATCCAGGCGGACGACCAAATCGTCTCGGCCGCGTCGTGCACAACGAACGCGATCACGCCCGTGCTCGGCGTCATCGACGGCTCGTACGGCGTCGTGCGCGGCCACGTCGAGACGGTCCACTCCTTCACGAACGACCAGAACCTGATCGACAACTTCCACAAGGGCGACCGGCGCGGCCGATCCGCCGTGCTGAACATGGTGATCACGGAGACCGGCGCCGCCAAGGCCGTCGCCAAGGCGCTGCCGCAGCTCGCGGGCAAGCTGTCGGGAAGCGCGATCCGCGTGCCCACCCCCGATGTGTCCCTCGCGATCCTGAACCTTCAGCTTGGCCGCCCCACGACGAAGGACGAGCTGAACGGCTTCCTGCGTCAGGTGTCGCTGACGTCGCCGCTGCGCCAGCAGGTCGACTACATCGAGTCCCCCGAAGTGGTCTCGACGGACTTCGTCGGCAACAACAAGGCCGGCATCGTCGACGGGCTCGCCACGATCGTGGACGACGAGAACGTCGTGCTCTACGTCTGGTACGACAACGAGTACGGCTACTCGTGCCAGGTCGTGCGCGTGCTCGAGAAGATGGCGGGCGCGCACCCGCGCGTGCTGCCGGAGCGCGAGCCGGTGATCGCGGACGCCGTCGCGTCGCAGCCGGCCGATCCGATCTCCGACGCGCCGGAGCGCGTCCCCGCCGGCGTCTGA
- a CDS encoding DUF2207 domain-containing protein, with product MRRLLIGLILALAAAIAIPMPAAADEEDLQDFTFDSLTAQIELTRDADGVARARITETFVAVFPEQDQNRGMQRRIPQDDDWTPLRPTLESVTDERGEERPVETDSDDGYLVVTSAVPEGQFAHGRQTYVFTYTVENVARPMDNGLEEFYWDVLGEEWAQPFGEVEATVTVDPALAGELTGDARAYAGDAGSTDAEILRGQEQADGSVLFEARYADVRPFQPATFAIGFEPGTFTPFDASVAASPGALLQIGGGVAGAIALGWAVVIRRRRLQDDPGRPVVIAEYEPPRDVDAATAAAILGRATKIVPAEVLEQAVSGALRIVESKGAFGTAKFTAELVDPGRTDENGRIVLQGLFGDDLRVGETFAFGTTSARFSSAAQSLISWAGKRNKALRRGSGIAVGIAPLLLFIAAFVVMIAGGIWALATYTTPLVPILLLVFALLGLFAVLVILGRNPLTSEGAEIRDHLLGLKQFIDWAEEDRIRMLQSPHGAERRTIDVDDPRQMLVLYERLLPFAVVFGQERQWAERLAVMYPGEAPGWYAGTGPLNAAAFASSVGAMSSATSTSSSSGGSTGGGSAGGGAGGGGGGGV from the coding sequence ATGAGGCGATTGTTGATCGGGTTGATCCTGGCGCTCGCGGCGGCGATCGCGATTCCGATGCCGGCGGCGGCCGACGAGGAGGACCTGCAGGACTTCACGTTCGACAGCCTCACCGCGCAGATCGAGCTGACGCGTGACGCCGACGGCGTCGCCCGTGCCCGGATCACGGAGACGTTCGTCGCGGTGTTCCCGGAGCAGGATCAGAACCGCGGCATGCAGCGCCGGATCCCGCAGGACGACGACTGGACGCCGCTGCGCCCGACGCTCGAATCCGTGACGGACGAGCGAGGCGAGGAGCGTCCGGTCGAGACCGACTCGGACGACGGCTACCTCGTCGTGACGTCGGCCGTGCCGGAGGGGCAGTTCGCGCACGGTCGCCAGACCTACGTCTTCACCTACACGGTCGAGAACGTCGCGCGCCCCATGGACAACGGGCTCGAAGAGTTCTACTGGGACGTGCTCGGCGAGGAGTGGGCGCAGCCGTTCGGCGAGGTCGAGGCGACGGTCACGGTGGATCCCGCGCTCGCCGGGGAGCTGACGGGGGACGCGCGCGCGTACGCGGGCGACGCCGGCTCGACCGACGCCGAGATCCTTCGCGGGCAGGAACAGGCAGACGGATCCGTGCTCTTCGAGGCCCGCTACGCCGACGTGCGGCCGTTCCAGCCCGCGACCTTCGCGATCGGCTTTGAGCCGGGCACGTTCACGCCGTTCGACGCCTCGGTCGCCGCGTCGCCGGGCGCGCTGCTGCAGATCGGCGGCGGCGTGGCGGGCGCGATCGCACTCGGCTGGGCGGTCGTGATCCGGCGCCGGCGGCTGCAGGACGATCCCGGCCGCCCCGTCGTGATCGCGGAGTACGAGCCGCCGCGCGACGTCGATGCCGCAACGGCCGCGGCCATCCTGGGCCGGGCGACGAAGATCGTGCCGGCCGAGGTGCTCGAGCAGGCCGTGAGCGGCGCGCTGCGCATCGTCGAGTCGAAGGGCGCCTTCGGCACCGCGAAGTTCACCGCCGAGCTCGTCGACCCCGGGCGCACGGACGAGAACGGCCGGATCGTCCTGCAGGGGCTGTTCGGCGACGACCTGCGCGTGGGCGAGACGTTCGCGTTCGGCACGACCAGCGCGCGATTCTCGAGCGCGGCGCAGAGCCTCATCAGCTGGGCCGGCAAGCGCAACAAGGCGCTTCGCCGGGGGAGCGGGATCGCCGTCGGCATCGCACCGCTGCTGCTGTTCATCGCGGCCTTCGTCGTCATGATCGCGGGCGGGATCTGGGCGCTCGCGACGTACACGACACCGCTCGTGCCCATCCTGCTGCTCGTGTTCGCGCTGCTCGGCCTGTTCGCCGTGCTGGTGATCCTGGGGCGCAATCCGCTGACGAGCGAGGGCGCGGAGATCCGCGATCACCTGCTCGGGCTGAAGCAGTTCATCGACTGGGCCGAGGAGGACCGGATCCGGATGCTGCAGTCGCCGCACGGCGCGGAGCGTCGCACGATCGACGTGGACGACCCGCGGCAGATGCTCGTGCTGTACGAGCGGCTGCTGCCGTTCGCGGTCGTGTTCGGGCAGGAGCGGCAGTGGGCCGAGCGCCTCGCCGTGATGTACCCCGGCGAGGCGCCGGGCTGGTACGCCGGGACGGGCCCGCTCAACGCGGCCGCGTTCGCGTCGAGCGTCGGAGCGATGTCCTCCGCGACGAGCACGTCGAGCTCGTCGGGCGGCTCGACGGGCGGCGGTTCCGCGGGCGGCGGTGCCGGCGGAGGCGGCGGCGGGGGAGTGTGA
- a CDS encoding small multidrug efflux protein, producing MNPFGDLVIHFQELVARVPELVQPLIVTVAAAIPFIEAEGAAMIGVIGGVNPFVAGIAAAIGNFLAVLVVVAVSSRARAAAMRRRGSRSTAVAEGAGGVATLTAVEVAPAKPESKGRARFKKWLVRFGVPGASILGPLAIPTHFTSAILIASGTARGWVLLWQGVAIVLWTTVTTVSGWLALHFLILA from the coding sequence GTGAACCCCTTCGGGGATCTCGTCATCCACTTCCAGGAGCTCGTGGCCCGAGTGCCGGAGCTCGTCCAGCCCCTCATCGTGACGGTCGCCGCCGCGATTCCGTTCATCGAAGCGGAGGGAGCCGCGATGATCGGGGTCATCGGCGGCGTGAACCCCTTCGTCGCGGGCATCGCGGCCGCGATCGGCAACTTCCTGGCCGTGCTCGTCGTCGTCGCGGTGAGCTCCCGGGCCCGCGCCGCCGCTATGCGCCGGCGAGGATCGCGCAGCACCGCCGTCGCCGAGGGGGCGGGCGGCGTCGCGACCCTGACGGCCGTGGAGGTCGCCCCCGCCAAGCCCGAGTCGAAGGGACGTGCCCGCTTCAAGAAGTGGCTCGTCCGGTTCGGCGTCCCGGGCGCGAGCATCCTCGGCCCGCTCGCGATCCCGACGCACTTCACATCCGCGATCCTGATCGCGTCCGGCACGGCGCGCGGCTGGGTGCTGCTGTGGCAGGGCGTCGCGATCGTCCTGTGGACGACCGTCACCACGGTGTCCGGATGGCTCGCCCTCCACTTCCTGATCCTCGCGTGA
- a CDS encoding sensor histidine kinase, with the protein MNATWRRALWSPPTRPLGFQDWVTWATLAVAIAAVGIPVHAAVHGLWVPAAFILGIAQGGSILLAGLSPWLGALVHVISLAGIALGSSPQLAPWPLSVISMIALSALLVLLGLHAEWRLQVLTWGAAMISVLAIAAVVTLQRSDTSAGNSLIVGAGVTALAALTGGIVGLLLRQVRTARHATELERERVAWAAERSRIAREMHDVVAHSMSLVHMRATSARFRLAGLDDEAAAEFDGIAEQARGALREMRGLLGVLREEGDVLTAPQPGLAALPALIEATRAAGTAIDADLEAIDPPPPPPVQLALYRVAQESLSNAVRHAPGADVSVALALVRGEIVLRVRNSRGDGFVAPADGGGHGLRGMMERMSSVSGSLAHGADETGAFTVEARVPYPAGTVA; encoded by the coding sequence GTGAACGCCACCTGGCGGCGCGCGCTGTGGAGCCCGCCGACGCGTCCGCTCGGCTTCCAGGACTGGGTGACGTGGGCGACGCTGGCCGTCGCGATCGCGGCGGTGGGGATCCCGGTGCACGCCGCGGTCCACGGCCTGTGGGTGCCGGCCGCGTTCATCCTCGGGATCGCGCAGGGCGGCAGCATCCTGCTCGCCGGGCTGTCGCCGTGGCTCGGCGCGCTGGTGCACGTGATCTCGCTCGCCGGCATCGCGCTCGGCTCGTCCCCGCAGCTGGCCCCGTGGCCCCTGAGCGTCATCAGCATGATCGCCCTCAGCGCGTTGCTCGTGCTGCTCGGGCTGCATGCCGAGTGGCGGCTGCAGGTGCTGACGTGGGGCGCCGCCATGATCAGCGTCCTCGCGATCGCCGCCGTCGTGACGCTGCAGCGCAGCGACACCTCCGCGGGCAACTCCCTCATCGTCGGCGCGGGCGTCACCGCACTCGCGGCCCTCACGGGCGGGATCGTCGGGCTGCTGCTGCGCCAGGTGCGCACCGCCCGGCACGCGACCGAGCTCGAGCGCGAACGCGTCGCGTGGGCGGCGGAGCGCTCGCGGATCGCACGGGAGATGCATGACGTCGTCGCGCACAGCATGTCGCTCGTGCACATGCGCGCGACCTCCGCACGCTTCCGCCTCGCCGGCCTGGACGACGAGGCCGCGGCCGAGTTCGACGGCATCGCCGAACAGGCGCGCGGCGCGCTGCGGGAGATGCGCGGACTGCTCGGCGTGCTGCGCGAGGAGGGCGACGTCCTCACGGCGCCGCAGCCGGGCCTCGCCGCGCTGCCCGCCCTGATCGAGGCGACCCGCGCGGCGGGCACCGCGATCGATGCGGACCTCGAGGCGATTGATCCGCCGCCTCCGCCGCCCGTGCAGCTCGCGCTCTACCGCGTCGCGCAGGAGTCGCTGAGCAACGCCGTACGGCACGCGCCCGGCGCGGATGTGTCCGTCGCGCTCGCGCTCGTGCGGGGCGAGATCGTCCTGCGCGTCCGCAACAGCCGCGGAGACGGGTTTGTCGCCCCAGCCGACGGCGGCGGCCACGGTCTGCGCGGCATGATGGAACGCATGTCCTCCGTCTCAGGATCTCTCGCGCACGGCGCGGACGAGACCGGCGCCTTCACGGTCGAGGCGCGCGTGCCGTACCCCGCGGGGACCGTGGCGTGA
- a CDS encoding MarR family winged helix-turn-helix transcriptional regulator produces MADRRLAVEAWESLFRAQHEIFGEVASDFTDTELTQPEYDVLLTVTRAPEMSARLRDVTANMLISQPSVSRLVDRMVARGLVTKCSDPTDGRGALVTATDRGARAFRSIATEHGRSIAERMSVLSEDELRQLRDLTQKLRRERPTG; encoded by the coding sequence ATGGCTGATCGAAGGCTCGCTGTGGAGGCGTGGGAGAGCCTCTTCCGTGCGCAGCACGAGATCTTCGGCGAGGTCGCGTCCGACTTCACCGACACCGAGCTGACGCAGCCCGAGTACGACGTGCTGCTGACCGTCACGCGCGCGCCGGAGATGTCGGCCCGGCTGCGCGACGTCACCGCGAACATGCTCATCAGCCAGCCCAGCGTCTCCCGCCTCGTCGACCGGATGGTCGCGCGCGGTCTCGTCACGAAGTGCTCGGACCCGACGGACGGCCGCGGAGCGCTCGTCACCGCGACCGACAGGGGCGCGCGCGCGTTCCGCTCGATCGCCACGGAGCACGGCCGCTCGATCGCCGAGCGGATGTCGGTGCTCTCCGAGGATGAGCTGCGCCAGCTGCGCGACCTGACGCAGAAGCTGCGCCGCGAGCGTCCCACAGGCTGA
- a CDS encoding asparagine synthase, translating into MGRNADAVDEGVAIALAAARLSVKNAILVSTISLGESFDPQHFTGTARDALIALADEQDAASDAMSRARKAAWGRHTQPHGTHDYRDRDVRNLRRRAKQYAGVAKALRALAEDSEQLRDLVERARGAAWQDVETNLQGRLRVEAMRPEQDPDYEKMRDARMQALRLVDLQKLSAQARRKRKAAAGETTGAPS; encoded by the coding sequence ATGGGACGCAACGCCGATGCTGTCGACGAGGGCGTGGCCATCGCACTCGCTGCAGCGCGGCTGTCGGTGAAGAACGCGATCCTGGTGAGCACCATCTCGCTGGGCGAGTCGTTCGATCCGCAGCACTTCACGGGCACGGCGCGCGATGCGCTCATCGCGCTCGCGGACGAGCAGGATGCCGCGTCCGACGCGATGTCCCGCGCGCGCAAGGCGGCCTGGGGTCGGCACACCCAGCCGCACGGGACGCACGACTACCGCGATCGGGACGTGCGCAACCTGCGACGCCGCGCGAAGCAGTACGCGGGCGTGGCGAAGGCGCTGCGCGCGCTGGCGGAGGATTCCGAGCAGCTGCGCGACCTTGTGGAGCGTGCGCGCGGGGCTGCGTGGCAGGACGTGGAGACCAACCTGCAGGGCCGCCTGCGGGTCGAGGCGATGCGTCCCGAGCAGGACCCGGACTACGAGAAGATGCGCGATGCGCGCATGCAGGCGCTGCGACTCGTCGACCTGCAGAAGCTGTCGGCGCAGGCCCGCCGCAAGCGCAAGGCGGCGGCCGGCGAGACGACCGGCGCGCCGTCCTGA
- a CDS encoding helix-turn-helix domain-containing protein, with translation MAWSTRELALLAGTTVNTIRHYHRLGLLDVPDREDNGYKQYSVSHLVRLLRIRRLADLGVPLAQIGAVEAGGEPTLAALRDLDADLAASIDRLQKARADIAAILRERAPADVPAGFESVAMRLSQSDTSMIHIYSQLYDQAALDDVREMVEQYPADVEREFEELPEDADEATRENLAERLAPDLAQSLRDYPWLKDPVARLKKSPLATAETFVEAVVELYRPAQLQVLYRASMIAHRMLEAADAAGDEAASEPSGAAGAPSA, from the coding sequence GTGGCGTGGAGCACTCGCGAGCTGGCCCTGCTCGCCGGAACGACCGTGAACACCATCCGCCACTACCACCGGCTCGGGTTGCTGGATGTGCCGGACCGCGAGGACAACGGGTACAAGCAGTACTCGGTGAGCCACCTCGTGCGGCTGCTGCGGATCCGGCGGCTGGCCGATCTCGGTGTGCCGCTCGCGCAGATCGGCGCGGTCGAGGCCGGTGGCGAGCCGACGCTCGCGGCCCTGCGCGACCTCGACGCCGACCTCGCCGCGAGCATCGACCGCCTGCAGAAGGCGCGCGCCGACATCGCGGCGATCCTGCGCGAGCGCGCACCCGCCGACGTGCCCGCGGGCTTCGAGTCGGTGGCGATGCGCCTGTCGCAGTCGGACACCTCGATGATCCACATCTACTCGCAGCTGTACGACCAGGCGGCTCTCGACGACGTGCGGGAGATGGTCGAGCAGTACCCCGCGGATGTCGAGCGGGAGTTCGAGGAGCTCCCGGAGGACGCGGACGAGGCGACGCGCGAGAACCTGGCGGAGAGGCTGGCTCCCGACCTCGCGCAGAGCCTGCGCGACTACCCGTGGCTGAAAGACCCGGTGGCGCGTCTGAAGAAGAGCCCGCTGGCCACGGCGGAGACCTTCGTGGAGGCCGTCGTCGAGCTCTACCGGCCCGCTCAGCTGCAGGTCCTCTATCGCGCCAGCATGATCGCCCACCGGATGCTCGAGGCGGCGGACGCGGCGGGCGACGAGGCCGCTTCCGAGCCTTCCGGCGCCGCCGGAGCTCCCAGCGCTTGA